The following coding sequences are from one Mycobacterium bourgelatii window:
- a CDS encoding AAA family ATPase, with protein sequence MTLPAATTTAHCEAVLDEIERVVVGKRSALTLILTAVLARGHVLIEDLPGLGKTLIARSFAAALGLQFTRVQFTPDLLPADLLGSTIYDMQSGRFDFRRGPIFTNLLLADEINRTPPKTQAALLEAMAEGQVSIDGHTHPLPLPFIVLATDNPIEYEGTYPLPEAQLDRFALRMELRYLSESDETSMLRRRLDRGSAQPVVNQVVDAHDLLAMRESVEQVTVHDDVLHYVVSLATATRHHPQVAVGASPRAELDLVQLARARALLLGRDYVIPEDVKALAIPAVAHRITLRPEMWVRKIQGADVVGELLRRLPVPRAKGADGGSG encoded by the coding sequence ATGACGCTACCGGCCGCGACCACCACCGCTCACTGTGAAGCGGTGCTCGACGAAATTGAACGGGTCGTGGTGGGAAAGCGCTCGGCCCTCACGCTGATCCTCACTGCCGTCCTGGCTCGCGGGCACGTGTTGATCGAAGATCTCCCCGGCCTCGGTAAGACGCTGATCGCCAGGTCGTTCGCCGCCGCGCTGGGGCTCCAGTTCACCCGCGTTCAGTTCACTCCCGACCTGCTGCCGGCCGACCTTCTCGGTTCGACCATCTACGACATGCAATCCGGCCGTTTCGATTTCCGGCGCGGACCAATCTTCACCAACCTGCTGCTTGCCGACGAGATCAACCGAACCCCGCCCAAGACTCAGGCCGCGTTGCTCGAGGCCATGGCCGAAGGCCAGGTCAGCATCGACGGTCACACCCACCCGCTGCCCCTGCCGTTCATCGTGCTGGCCACCGACAATCCGATCGAGTACGAAGGCACTTATCCATTGCCGGAAGCGCAGCTCGACCGGTTTGCGCTTCGGATGGAGCTGCGTTACCTCTCGGAGAGCGATGAGACCTCGATGCTGCGCCGCCGCCTCGACCGGGGTTCGGCCCAGCCGGTGGTCAATCAGGTTGTGGACGCGCACGATCTGCTGGCCATGCGTGAGTCGGTCGAGCAGGTGACCGTGCACGACGACGTCCTGCATTACGTGGTCTCGCTGGCGACGGCGACGCGGCACCACCCGCAGGTCGCCGTGGGTGCAAGTCCGCGAGCCGAACTCGACCTGGTCCAACTCGCGCGCGCCCGGGCGTTGCTGCTCGGTAGGGACTATGTCATCCCCGAAGACGTCAAGGCGCTGGCCATTCCGGCAGTCGCGCACCGCATCACGTTGCGTCCCGAGATGTGGGTGCGAAAGATTCAGGGTGCCGACGTCGTTGGGGAATTGCTGCGACGCCTGCCTGTCCCTCGTGCCAAGGGTGCTGACGGCGGGTCGGGTTGA
- a CDS encoding DUF58 domain-containing protein, translating into MRTTLDVELRWRATHLTLAIATCGAVALAAAVIAGRWELVAFAAPFLGVLSSLSWQRPAPAVRVHGEPASQRCFEDEQSRVTVWAEVHSGSGAVELTVSALPGMEVEVIDSTGRYSKTVVVVASRWGRYPIRARVDVVARGGLLRGTGFADAAHIFVFPLTPPQSTPTPQTDLLDRLGAHLTRYIGPGVEYADIRPYVPGDQLRAVNWAVSARRGRLHVTQRLTDRAADVIVLIDTYRQPPGPATEATERIARGAAQVVQTALRNGDRAGIIALGGNRPRWLGADIGQRQFYRVLDTVLDAGDHFEHTTGTLAPPAAVPAGAIVIAFSTLLDTEFALALIDLRKRGHVVVAVDVLAGSPFEDEQDPLVVRMWTLQRFAMYRDMATVGVDVLSWPGDFSLDQAMSALPDRRRRLRGRA; encoded by the coding sequence TTGAGAACCACTCTCGATGTCGAATTACGCTGGCGCGCAACACATCTGACGCTGGCGATCGCCACCTGCGGCGCGGTGGCCTTGGCCGCCGCCGTCATCGCCGGCCGTTGGGAACTGGTTGCGTTCGCGGCGCCATTTCTCGGTGTATTGAGCTCACTCAGTTGGCAGCGCCCCGCCCCGGCGGTCCGGGTGCACGGGGAGCCTGCGTCGCAGCGATGCTTCGAGGACGAGCAGTCCCGAGTGACGGTGTGGGCCGAAGTCCATTCCGGATCCGGCGCGGTCGAACTCACGGTGTCGGCTCTTCCCGGCATGGAGGTCGAGGTCATCGACTCGACCGGTCGGTACTCGAAAACCGTTGTGGTGGTGGCATCACGTTGGGGGCGTTATCCGATCCGGGCCCGGGTCGACGTCGTCGCCCGCGGTGGACTGTTGCGTGGCACCGGATTCGCCGACGCCGCGCACATTTTCGTGTTCCCGCTGACCCCGCCACAGTCCACACCGACTCCGCAGACCGACCTGTTGGACCGGCTGGGCGCCCATCTCACCCGGTACATCGGGCCTGGCGTCGAGTATGCCGACATTCGCCCGTACGTCCCGGGCGACCAGCTGCGCGCCGTGAACTGGGCGGTCAGCGCACGCCGCGGACGACTGCACGTGACCCAACGGTTGACCGACCGCGCCGCCGACGTCATCGTGCTGATCGACACCTACCGGCAGCCGCCGGGCCCGGCGACCGAGGCAACCGAACGGATAGCGCGCGGAGCAGCGCAAGTGGTGCAGACCGCCCTGCGCAATGGCGACCGCGCCGGGATAATCGCACTCGGCGGTAATCGCCCCCGTTGGCTTGGCGCCGACATTGGTCAGCGCCAGTTCTACCGGGTGCTCGATACCGTGCTGGACGCCGGCGACCACTTCGAACACACGACCGGGACACTGGCACCGCCCGCCGCCGTGCCCGCGGGCGCGATCGTCATCGCGTTCTCCACCCTGCTTGATACCGAATTCGCGCTGGCGCTAATCGATTTGCGCAAGCGCGGGCACGTCGTGGTCGCGGTCGACGTGCTGGCCGGTTCGCCATTCGAGGACGAGCAGGATCCCTTGGTGGTACGGATGTGGACACTGCAGCGCTTCGCGATGTACCGCGACATGGCTACCGTCGGCGTCGATGTGTTGTCGTGGCCGGGTGACTTCTCGCTCGATCAGGCGATGAGCGCGTTGCCCGACCGGCGCCGTCGGCTGCGTGGCCGGGCGTAG